In Granulicella sibirica, the sequence GTGGCGTCTTTGGCTGAATAGGCACCGCATCCCAAAGCGCCTGGTTGTTCATGATATCGACGTGGTACCGGATACCCTTGAAGCTCGCGGTCATGTCAAGAAACAGCGACAGAAAGCGCGTCGCGACTTGGTCCTCCGGCCTTCTTCCGAAGGGCCATGTCCCGGTCGTGTCCATATCGATCGAGCAGACATTCGGGATGAAGATCTCGACCGGCCGACGGAGTGGAATGTTGAGCTTCTTCGGATTCCACGAATCATCGGGCATATTCAGCTCCTGGAAGAGAAGCTTCTGCACACGTGGAAACGCCTCAACAACTAAGTCATACGTCTTATAAACCGATACGGGTGAGTTATCGTGATCGAAGGCGGTCGCAACCCCAAGCGCGCTGATCGATGGCCCGAAGCCCCAGCCGAGATGGCCGAGTCTCTTGACGAAGTGCGGAGCGAGCCAAAAATTATTTGCTCCCATCTGACGGCTGTTCTCGCGCTCACTGAGAGCTGCGTCCGCAAAGGCTTGGCCATCCGTGTCAACCAGCTTGTACGCCTTAAGCTCTTCATCCAGCTTCGCCTGCTCCACAAAGGACCATGGATGCTCGAGCAGAAGAGGATGATCTGGAATATCTTCCACCTTGCCAGCAGCCTTCCGAACCCAGCTCTCACCCCACACGTTCACGATGCGGTGAACCTCCGGCGTCGCCGTGAGGTAGGTGAGGGGCACTTCCAGAATAATCGCGTTGATATTCTTCCCGGCCTGGGCATCCTTGCCTGAATAGACAAACTGGTAGTTGCCTTCCGCATCTTTCTTGAAGCGATCGCCGCTCCAAGTCAACGGGGTGACTGGCAGGTCTTTCTTGAACCCGTGACCCCAATCAGGAAAAGCTGGGTCAGAGTTGAAAAGATCATTCCCCTCAAGCTCAAGCAGGGTCTTGGGAATCTTCAGTTCGCGGGCGTCCGTCATCGTATGCGGAACGTGGTAAAACTGCGGCGCATAGTTGATGGACCGGAAGAATCCCGGCAGGTCGTTGAAGAAGGCATCGTCGCGCCCGCCGATATAGACCTTGATCGTCTGCCCCCCTGGCGCGGTCAATTCCGTCACTTGGTTGGTATCGATCGTCTGCGAAAAGCTTCCGCCAGGAAAGTTGATGAACCGTATTGAAGCCTTCTGATTCACATCGACGGACACACGAACTTCGAACGGATGCAAAATACTCTCGTACTTATCCTTCACTCCGTCGACGTAGGTGAGCAGCCCTTCCAGGCTGTGATCCTCTTTCGGCGTGCGCTGAATTCTAGTATCCGGGGCCATCCGCATGCGGTAGAGCATGTCAGCGTCCAGTTCACCTGCCTTGGGCACAGCCGCGAAGGTAAGCGCCATTACGACGCTCTCTCCATGGGTATGGTCCGCTGAAGGAAAGCCAAAGATGTCATAAAGATCAGCAGCGCTGACGTCGACATCGGAGAAGATCGTATTCACTGCATTCGGATCATTGTGGTCTGCCAAGGCTTCCTCCTCAACGGCGCTTCACGGACAGAGATACCACTCAGTCATCGATCCTCAACCGTGATTCAGGCAATCTCTGGCGACCGCTGCGAGCGGTTCAGAATCGTGCGTGAAAGTTAGCACCTGCCCTGAAGCTCGTCAACCTGTATGGTCTATAAAAACTCGCCCTTCCAGGCGAGCCTGAGAGCCGTCGCGATCGAAGTTACGCTGAAATCCGCTTGACAAACGTTCGGGCGGCTGTTGTATTTTCCGAACGGCTGAAGTCGTCTTTGACAGTGACGCCTACGAATCTACTGGGCCCTTCTCCCCACGTCTTGTGAAGATGCAATCTTCCGTGTTCGAGGTATCTCATGAACCCCGCGCCTAACGAGCCTGGACTGGCTTCCCGTGTCGCTCGTGTATCGCTTGTTCTCCTCGCCATCGCATTCATTGCGGTTGTGCTCCTCGTGATAGCTATCCTGGTCTTCCCTCTTTCGCAGTCCGGGAAGGTCAAGGATGAGGCAATGCTTGCGGGCCGATTGGCAGAGAGCTTCCCTGCCGCCGACGAAGACTACTTCCATGACATGGATGGCGGCATCCCACTCAGCGCGGACGAAGCAAAGGGCCGTAATAACTGGATCGTCTGGACTGCGGGCAACGATCGATTCTGGGATCTTCTCTCGGTCAAGAGCGTAGGTACGCTCGACTTTATCAAAACCCTCTCCTCTCGACCGGGTCTTCCTGCGAGCCGCGACAATCGCTGGGAATACCTCGGGCTCGTCAACGAGCCATGCTACGAGAAAGCCACGCAACCAGACCCGGTTTACGGTCTCTGGCTCGATAAGCGCAAACCCGAGTGTGGTCCCGATCCCTTCGCGAACGAAGTCAAGTATCCCGGCGTCAAGATCGGCGCCCGAGTCTCGCAGACCGGCTCCTTTTACGGTTACGGCACAGGCGTGATCGGTCTTCGGCTTTTCCCCAATCCCGACTTCGACGCCGCCGCCAAAGCGAAGTGGGACCCTGTCCGCTATTACACCGATCCTGCCTACTACAACGACCGCAACCTCGTGAAGCCATACAGGGTCGGCATGTCGTGCGGCTTTTGCCACGTCGGCCCCAACCCCCTCAAGCCACCGGTCGATCCCAACAACCCCAAGTTTGAAAATCTCAGTTCCATGGTCGGCGCGCAATACTTCTGGATCGACCGTATCTTCGGCTGGGAACACGATCAGTCGAGCTTCGCCTTTCAACTCTTCCACACCTCACGCCCCGGATCCCTCGATACCTCCCTCGTATCGACCGACAACATAGTCAATCCGCGAACCATGAACGCGGTATACGGTCTTCCTGCACGTCTCGCGATGGCCTCGAAATGGGGTCAGGAAAAATTAGCCGACGGCAATTTGAACAACAAGCAGTTCAACGACTTTGTCCCGGCAGGTAGTCCGCTGGCGCAGTACTACCAGGCCCCTGACCATGTGGAGGCGGCGCACATCCTCAAGGATGGATCAGACTCCGTCGGCGCTCTCGGCGCCCTCAACCGTGTCTTTATCAATATCGGCCTGTTCAGCGAGGAGTGGCTGCAACACTTCAATGCGCTCGTCGGCGGCAAGAAAGTAACACCCATCGAGATTGCCGTTGCGGAGAAAAACTCGAGTTATTGGAAGGCCACGGAAAATCAGACTCCATATCTCGCACAGTTCATCCTGAAAGCAACCGGCGCTCATCATCTTGCCGACGCTCCCAATGGCTCGTCCTATCTCACCAAAGACCAGGAGCAGCTCAAAAGAGGGAAGATCGTCTTCGCCGAACGCTGCGCTCGCTGCCACTCGAGCAAGCTCCCAGATCTCGCTTTCGGAGAAGGTCTCGCGAACTGCGCAGGCAAAGACTATCTCAACTGCTTCGATCGATACTGGAAGCTCACCGAGACCGACGACTTCAAAGCGAAGATGCGTGACATCGTCCTTAAGGACGACTTCCTGAAAGATAACTACCTCTCGACCGATGCGCGCATTCCGGTGACGCTCCTGCAGACCAACGCATGCAGTCCACTCGCGACCAACGCGCTCGAAGGCAACATCTGGGATAACTTCTCCTCGCGCTCCTACAAGGACCTTCCCTCGGTCGGCGAGATCACCGTCCGCGACCCATACACCGGCAAGCCGAGCCAATATGCAATGCCGGCAGGCGGCCGCGGATACACGCGCGTCCCAAGTCTCATCAGCGTCTGGTCAACCGCTCCTCTCCTGCAGAACAACTCGCTTGGACACTTCGAAGCCAGTCCATCGATCGACGCAAGGGTGCGCAGCTTCAACGACGCCATCGAGCAGCTTCTATGGCCCGAGAAGCGCGCAAAGGACGCCGATCAGAAACAGAACCTCCCGGATGGAGTTGCACTGCTCGATGGACCAGGTCCGACGTTGGTGGATAGAACCACACAACGCAGCTATCTGAGAGTCGCAAGCGGCTATCTCCCCGCGCCGCTCTCAAGTCCCACCGCCGCAACCATCGAACATGCGCTCATTCCCTGGCTCTTCGGCAAAGACGGCATCCAGATCGGTCCCATCCCAGCTGGAACGCCTGTCAATCTGCTCGCCACGGTTGACCTGATGAGCGACAGCACCAACCGCCTCGAGCGCATCGAGCACAACACGAAAGTCGTCGCGCTTCTTCTTAAGTTGAAATGGGATCTCCAAAGGCTTCCGGCGAACCCAACCGACGAGGAGGTGCGAAAGATCTTCGCAAATGTGGAACCCGACCTCGTCCACTTCGACAAGTGCCCCGACTTCGTCGTCAACCGCGGTCATTACTTCGGTACCGACCTTCTTCCCGGTGAACCAGGCTTGAGCGATCAGGATAAGATGGCGCTGATCGAGTTCCTCAAAACGTTCTAAAGTGACATCGCGATATGGGTCGAGTACCGGCAGACCTCCGACACCAATCATCGCGGGTGGGATATCGGTGGCCTACTCTGCTCGGAGCGCAACCATGGGGTCGATACGCATGGCTCGACCCGCTGGGAACAGACACGCCGACAGTGCGACAACGAGCAGGAGACTCAACACCGAGAGAAACGTAAACGGATCCGTGGGCGTCACATCGAAGAGCAGGCTGCTCATCATCCGGGTCAGCCCGAAAGCGCCCACGAGGCCGACGACGGCGCCTGCAAGAGCCAATCTCATCCCCTGTTGGAAGACCAGCGAAAGAATGCTTGCGCGACGTGCACCGAGCGCCATACGGATAGCAATGTCGCCGGTGCCTTGCGTGACCAGAAATGACATCACACCGTAAATGCCAATGACGGCGAGAATCATGGCAAAGCCTGCAAAGCCGGACAGCATGGTCATGGCAAAGCGCTGGCGCGCCATGGAGTCCTGGACTCGCTGTTCCATTGTTACGACGTCGTACACCGGTACATCCGGATCGATGGCGTTAACTAGATGAATGATGGCGGCGGTCGTGGCGCCAGGATCCGATGTGGTCCGTGCGACGACGTACAAGGATCCATTCCTGACCTGTGCGTGCGGGTAATAGACAACCATGCGTGAATCGGTGTCGAGTCCATACTCTTTTACAACGCCAACAACGCCGACAACCGTTATCCACAGAGAATCCTCACTTCGACGGATCCGCTTGCCGATTGCATCGCCATGCGTCCAGAAGCGATCAGCCATCTTTTGATCGATAATCGCGACTGGTGGCATCTTGTCCGTGTCGGTTTCAGCAAACATGCGCCCGCGGATCAGCGGAATCTGCATTGTGCTGAAATAGGGTGGCGTAGACGATCGCTGATCAACCTGCAACTCGGGCTCATTGGCAGGCGGAACATAGCCCTCGATGTGCATACCGCCCCACCCGACGGTTGATGTAAGCGGGAGCGCTGAGACTGCACCTGTCGCTGTGACCCCTGGAAGGCGGCTGACACGCTTTGCCAACTGTTGATAGAACTGAACGCGCGTGATGGGATCTTTGAATTTCGGCCCATAGGCACCGACGTTCATCGAAACCACATGTTGCGGGTTGAATCCAGGTGGCACGTTTGCAAGACGCACGAAGCTGCGCACCAGCAAGCCTGCCCCGACCAAGAGCGGCAGCGAGATGGCGAGTTCAGCAATGACCAGGGTTCCACGCACTTTGTCATGCCGGATACTCAATCCCCCACTGAGCGATCCCTTGCCGCCGGCCTTGAGATTTGCCGTCAGATCGACACGCGAGGCTCGCAGAGCTGGCACAAGACCAAAGAGGACTCCGGTAAGAAGTGAAATGACAAGCGTGAAGCCTAGCACTCGGAAATCCATGCCGAGTTCCTCGAGCCGCGGAATGTTGCCCGGATGCATCTTGCGTGCGATGAAGATGCTCAGTGCAGAGATGGCGAGTCCAGCGACGCCACCCATCAGGCTCAGCAAAATGCTCTCAGTCAAGAGCTGGCGCACCATCCGCACACGCCCTGCTCCGAGCGCCGCGCGGATGGCGATCTCACGCTGCCGCACTGCTGCCCGTGACAACAACAGATTTGCCACGTTGGTGCATGCGATCAGCAGCACCAGTGCGACTGCGCCGAAAAGAATCAGCACTGCGGCGCGTACGTTGCCAACAACCTGCTCTATGAGAGGAACGACACTGATCGTAAAAGAGCGATCGCGATGTTTCTCCTGGCGAAGCCGTCCGGCGATCACGTCGATGTCGGACTGCGCCTGTTGCATCGTGACGCCGGGCTTGACCCTCGCCAGGATGTTGTAGTTCTCCGAGCCGTAGTTGCTGGGATTCTTCCCATCATCATCCAGCGGCATAAAGAACTCAGGCTTTTCGATGCCGGAGATGGTCGGAAGGGCCTCGTGATTCAAACGAAAACCTGACGAGAGAACACCAACGACCGTATGCGGTTCCCCGTCAAGTGTGATTGCGCGCCCCACAATGCTGGGGTCGCCTGCGAACTCACGCTGCCAGAAGCCATACGTAAGCACCACGGTTGCCGGTTTGCCGGGCTGGTCTTCCTCCGGAAGGAAGATGCGGCCGAGCATTGGTTTTGCACCCAGCATCGGTAACAAGCTCGACATTGCCTGGATACCGTCGACCTTCATCGCCTTGGTGCGCTCCGTGAGCGTAAAGTTGCCTCCGATAGCGAGAGCCGTGTCCTGGAAGACGTGATTCTGAGTAGCGATGTCGTGATACTGTCCGGGCGAAGGCCAATCTTGCGGAATACCAATGCCCGGCGAGCGGAGCCACAGGATCGCAATTCGATCCGGAGCGGGATAGGGCAACGGCTTGAGCAACAGCGTGCTGGTGACACTGAAGATTGCCGTGTTGGCGCCGATGCCGATGGCCAGGGAAAGCACAATCAACGCCGTGAAGCCGGGCGTCCTTGCAAAGGATCGCATCGCATAGCGAAGATCTTGTAGGATCTCTTCGAAGAACTTCGTGCCGCGCGAATCGCGAGATTGCTGCTTGATCTGCTCATGTCCGCCCAACGCCACACGTGCTCGTCGCACCGCCTCATTGGAATGAAAGCCTGCGCGGCGATACTTCTCCGCTTCGCGCTCAAGGTGGTAGCGCAGCTCGTCATCGACTTCGGTATCCATCTGCTTGCCGCGGAACAGCGCACGGAGACGGTACAGCAGATCACTGAGCATCAGGATTCTCCTTATGCCATGTCCAGAACATGGCCTACCGCGGACGTCAGTTTGCGCCAGGCGTTGATTTCAATACCCAATTGTTTCCGGCCATGCGGAGTCAGCGCGTAGTACTTCGCACGACGGTTGTTTTCACTCATCGCCCACTGCGCCTTGATCCAGGCACGACGCTGCAGTCGATGCAAAGCCGGATAAAGCGAGCCCTGCTGCACCTGCAGCGCCTCCCTGGAGATCTGCTGTAGCCGCTCGGAAATCGCCCAGCCGTGCATCGACTCCAACGCCAACGCCTTCAAAATCAACAAGTCCAACGTCCCCTGTGGAAGTTCGATCCGTTCTTCAGCCATAAATGATTTACCCCTGTCACTTCGACACGAGAAGACTACGCCTTTATGTTGTCGAAGTGCAAGGGGGAGACTAATGAGCAACTTCCGTGCGACA encodes:
- a CDS encoding DUF4331 family protein — its product is MADHNDPNAVNTIFSDVDVSAADLYDIFGFPSADHTHGESVVMALTFAAVPKAGELDADMLYRMRMAPDTRIQRTPKEDHSLEGLLTYVDGVKDKYESILHPFEVRVSVDVNQKASIRFINFPGGSFSQTIDTNQVTELTAPGGQTIKVYIGGRDDAFFNDLPGFFRSINYAPQFYHVPHTMTDARELKIPKTLLELEGNDLFNSDPAFPDWGHGFKKDLPVTPLTWSGDRFKKDAEGNYQFVYSGKDAQAGKNINAIILEVPLTYLTATPEVHRIVNVWGESWVRKAAGKVEDIPDHPLLLEHPWSFVEQAKLDEELKAYKLVDTDGQAFADAALSERENSRQMGANNFWLAPHFVKRLGHLGWGFGPSISALGVATAFDHDNSPVSVYKTYDLVVEAFPRVQKLLFQELNMPDDSWNPKKLNIPLRRPVEIFIPNVCSIDMDTTGTWPFGRRPEDQVATRFLSLFLDMTASFKGIRYHVDIMNNQALWDAVPIQPKTPPNPLQNDKAFLPDFPYIAAPW
- a CDS encoding PadR family transcriptional regulator; the encoded protein is MAEERIELPQGTLDLLILKALALESMHGWAISERLQQISREALQVQQGSLYPALHRLQRRAWIKAQWAMSENNRRAKYYALTPHGRKQLGIEINAWRKLTSAVGHVLDMA
- a CDS encoding ABC transporter permease, producing MLSDLLYRLRALFRGKQMDTEVDDELRYHLEREAEKYRRAGFHSNEAVRRARVALGGHEQIKQQSRDSRGTKFFEEILQDLRYAMRSFARTPGFTALIVLSLAIGIGANTAIFSVTSTLLLKPLPYPAPDRIAILWLRSPGIGIPQDWPSPGQYHDIATQNHVFQDTALAIGGNFTLTERTKAMKVDGIQAMSSLLPMLGAKPMLGRIFLPEEDQPGKPATVVLTYGFWQREFAGDPSIVGRAITLDGEPHTVVGVLSSGFRLNHEALPTISGIEKPEFFMPLDDDGKNPSNYGSENYNILARVKPGVTMQQAQSDIDVIAGRLRQEKHRDRSFTISVVPLIEQVVGNVRAAVLILFGAVALVLLIACTNVANLLLSRAAVRQREIAIRAALGAGRVRMVRQLLTESILLSLMGGVAGLAISALSIFIARKMHPGNIPRLEELGMDFRVLGFTLVISLLTGVLFGLVPALRASRVDLTANLKAGGKGSLSGGLSIRHDKVRGTLVIAELAISLPLLVGAGLLVRSFVRLANVPPGFNPQHVVSMNVGAYGPKFKDPITRVQFYQQLAKRVSRLPGVTATGAVSALPLTSTVGWGGMHIEGYVPPANEPELQVDQRSSTPPYFSTMQIPLIRGRMFAETDTDKMPPVAIIDQKMADRFWTHGDAIGKRIRRSEDSLWITVVGVVGVVKEYGLDTDSRMVVYYPHAQVRNGSLYVVARTTSDPGATTAAIIHLVNAIDPDVPVYDVVTMEQRVQDSMARQRFAMTMLSGFAGFAMILAVIGIYGVMSFLVTQGTGDIAIRMALGARRASILSLVFQQGMRLALAGAVVGLVGAFGLTRMMSSLLFDVTPTDPFTFLSVLSLLLVVALSACLFPAGRAMRIDPMVALRAE